CAATTTGTTGCGGGCGAAAATATTCCTAAAAGCGACACCATCCGTGGTTTTTTGATTAATGAAAAAGCAGTGGAACGTTTGGGGTTGAAAAATCCTCAGGATGTGATTGGTAAAAATCTTAAAATCTGGGGCGTAACAGCTCCGATTTATGGCGTATTGAAAAACTGGAATAATACTTCATTTAAAAGTGGCATCAATCCCATCGCGATTTTCACCTACAAGGATTACAACTATACCTGCGCCATCAAACTGAACACCGCCAATCTTCATCAGACCATGAAAAGTGTAGAGAAATTATGGAATGAATACTTCCCGGATTATCTCTACGAACAAGCTTTTATGGATGATAAAATTGCCAAAAGTTATGAGCTGGAAAACATGATGCTAAAACTGATACGCGTATTTTCCTTCATCGCGATTTTCATCGGTTGTCTTGGTTTGTACGGTTTGGTGAAATTTATGGCTTCGCAGAAAACAAAGGAAATAGGTGTCCGCAAAGTTTTGGGAGCCAGCATTATCAACATCATTGGTCTTTTTGGTAAAGAAATAGCATTACTCATTGTCGTTGCTTTTGTCGTTGCCGCTCCGCTGGGCTGGTATGTGATGCACGGCTGGCTGCAAGATTATGAATACCGGATTCCAATTGGTGCCGAAATCATGATCCTGGCCGTTACGATCACATTTATTGTGGCAGGTATCACGGCCGGATATGAATCGATAAAAGCCGCGCTGGTAAATCCGGTAAAATCACTGAAATCAGAATAGTTTACGCGACAGCCCGTCGGACGGCTTTTTCTGCCGTCCGACGGGTAATTAAAGTTGGAAAAGACTCAAAATTCCATCAGCCATAAAAATTTATAACCATGTTTCGAAACTATCTAAAACTCGCCTGGCGTCATCTCATCAATCAAAAGATGTATTCTTTTGTCAAAATCGGTGGTTTTGCCATTGGTATTGCGGCTTGTCTTCTGATAGCTCTGTTCATAAAAGACGAGCTCCGTTACGACAAAGATATTCCTTATCAGAACCGCACTTACAGAGTTGTCGCCGTTGAAAAATACCAGGGGGAAATAATACCTTATACCTGGCAGCAGGCCGGAGTCGCCAAAGTGATCAAAGAAGATTACCCGGAAGTTGAAAAAGCCGGAAGATTTTTAAATAGTGAATTATTCGGAGCGGGGCCAAATCAGGTAAGAAGATCGGATAAACTGCAAAATGCTTACGAAGAGCGCTTTGTATATATGGATCAGGATCTGATCAATATCTGGGGTTTGAAAATGCTGGAAGGCGATCAGGAACATGCTCTGGATGAGCCAAATAGTTTAGTCATTACCAAGTCAAAAGCGGACAAATTTTTTCCGGGCGAAAGTGCGATTGGGAAGATCATGATTATCAATGATGACGCATCAAAACCAAGAAAAATTACCGGTGTGATTGAAGATTTTCCAAAGAATTTTCACGTAGGTTTTGATTTTCTGATGACCATGGCCGGCGTTGTATTTTATGAAGGAGAACAAACCAACTGGCTGGCTACCAATTATCATACATATGTTAGGCTGAAAGAAGGAACGGATAAGCACAAGTTTGAATCGAAACTTTCTGCGATTACCAAAAAATATTATATGCCGCAGCTCATTGCAAGCGGACAAAAAGTGAATCCGGATCAAATTGAAGCGGATAAAAAATATGAACTGCAACCTTTTTCTGAAATCTATTTGAGAAATGGAGACATCCGCGATGGTTTGACACATGGTGATATCCGGTTTATCTGGCTTTTTGGCGCCATTGCTGGTTTTATACTTTTGCTTGCCTGTATTAATTTTGTCAACCTTTCCACTGCAAAATCGGCTAACAGAGCGATAGAAGTAGGTTTGAGAAAAACGGTAGGATCAGAGCGAAGTGGTTTGATCAATCAATTTTTGACGGAATCTTTACTGATCAGTTTTGTCTCGATTTCCTTGGGTTTTGTTCTGGCTTACGTTCTACTTCCGTTTTTCAATACACTTTCATCAAAATCACTGGTATTCCCTTTCACCGAATGGTGGCCGTTGCCGGTTCTAATTCTTAGTTCAGTTGCTATCGGGATTTTGGCCGGACTGTATCCTGCATTTTATTTATCCGGTTTCAAGCCGATCAATGTTTTAAAAGGACAATTGGTGAAAGGCAAAAAAGGATCGGATTTAAGAAGTGGTCTGGTCGTTTTTCAATTCACAACCTCTATCATTTTGATTATCGGCACGTTTGTAATTTACCGTCAGGTTAATTTTATATTGAATGCAAAAGTCGGATATAACAGAAATCAAGTCTTGCTCGTACATGGCACAAACACGCTGGGAGATAAGGTGGCGATTTTTAAAGAAGAAGTTAAAAAATTGCCGCAAGTGAAAAATGCGACAATCAGTGATTATTTACCGATAAAAGAAACAAAGCGTAATGGAAATCCATTTTGGCTGGATGGAAAAACGAAGGAAATGGCCTCTGTCAGCGGGCAAATGTGGGTAACCGATTATGATTATTTAGAAACCCTGGGGATGAAAATTGTTCAGGGAAGGAATTTTTCGAAGGATCGAAAAACGGATGAAAAAGCCGTTATCATCAATCAAAAACTTGCAAAAGAGCTTGGGTTGAAAAATCCTGTCGGGCAATATGTTACAAACCAGACCAATAATGGCAATAAACTTGAAATCATCGGCGTGGTTGAAGACTTTCATTTTGAATCCATGAAAGATGATATTGATCCGCTTTGTATGACCTTGGGTATAAGTCCATCCATTGTTTCGGTTAAAATCGGTACTTCTGATACGAAAGGAGCCATCGAATCCATATCAAAAGTCTGGAATTCATTAGCGCCAAATCAGCCAATACGTTACACATTTATGGATCAGAATTTTTCCAAAATGTATGATGATGTAAACCGGATGGGACAGATTTTTAGCAGCTTCGCGATTTTAGCAATTATCGTAGCGTCACTGGGATTATTTGCACTTTCCGCTTTTATGGTAGAACAACGCAGAAAAGAAATCGGAATCCGGAAAGTCCTGGGCGCATCAATACAAAGTATTCTTGGATTATTAACCCGGAATTTCCTGATTCTGGTACTTATTTCGGCCGTCATCGCATCACCAATTGCCTGGTATATCATGCAAAAATGGTTGCAGGATTATAAATACAGAATTGACATTACCTGGGATATTTACGCCATCGCCGGAATTCTGGCCGCCGCCATAGCGGTACTAACCGTAAGCTACCAAGCCATAAAAGCAGCCCTGATAGATCCTGCAAAAACCTTGAAGAGTCAATAACAATATTTCCGGTTCCTTCCTGCGTCTGAAAAGCCGTAAGATGGAGCCGGCCACCCGTCCGACGGCTTTTTCTGCCGTCGGACGGGTAATAAAAACTTGAAACAGGCAGCAAACTGACCGGTGTCGAAAACTTGAACGAGCAATAAAATAAGCCTATCGTTCCCCAAATAAATTAGCCAAAAAAACCATAAAGAAATGCTTAAAAATTATCTTAAAATCGCCTGGCGGAACGTGCTTTCCAGTAAGCTGTTCTCTTCCATTAATGTATTTGGTCTGTCCGTCGGAATGACCTGCTGCATGTTGCTTTTGCTTTATATCCTGAGCGAAACTTCCTTCGACAAACATCAGGAACATGTCAGCGACTTATATCTTTTGCGAAGTGAAAACGTCCAGTCCAATGGCGACAAAATGGATAATCCGAGAGCTCCTGCACCTTATGCGCAGGCTGTAAAAGCAGAATTCCCGGAAGTGGAACAGGTTACAAGACTTTGGGGGAATTTCCTTGAAAGTAAAACTTTACTGAAAACTTCTCAGCCAGGAAAACCGGAAAAATCGTTTTACGAAACAAACGGATTTCATGTGGATTCCACTTTTTTCGATGTATTTACTTACAAATTTATAGAAGGTGATGCCAAAACTTCGATGAATGATCCGCATTCTGTGGTATTGTCGGAAGATGTTGCGCACAAATTATTTGGTAACGAATCAGCTTTAAATCAAACAATTCGTATTGGCGGAAAATCAGGTAATAATGAAGATTTCAAGGTTACCGGCGTATTCCGCGATGAAAGTGCAAGATCACATATTGATGCGCGTTATTTTGTTTCCATTCACTCAGGTTGGGTGGGAGATTACCTGAGACAGCCGGATCTGGATTTCACAAATAACAACATGTTCTATACTTATTTGAGATTGAAACCCGGAACAAGTGCTGAAAAATTCAGTAACAAACTACCATCTTTTATCGAAAAATATGCGCGTAAAGATTTAAGAATAGCTGGTTTTGATAAAAAATTATTTCTTCTTCCCGTAAAAGATATTCACCTTTTTAACAAAATTGACAGAATAGTAACCTCCACCACAAGTACAACTTACCTGTACGTACTTGCTTCCATCGCACTTTTTACCTTACTGATTGCCTGTATCAATTTCATGAATCTGGCAACGGCCCGTTCTGCGAAGCGTGCAGCCGAAGTAGGGATTCGTAAAGTAATGGGAGCTGGAAAAGGCGGTTTGATCGGTCAGTTTCTTGGAGAATCCATGGTGCTTACTTTCCTGGCTCTGATTCTTGCCATGGCTTCTGTCGTTGTTTTCCTTCCCGTTTTCAACCAGCTTGCGGATAAAAATCTGGATATTTCCGAATTATTCAAACCGGAAATTGTGCTTGCATTTATTGGTCTTGCCATTGTTACGGGATTATTGGCTGGCAGTTATCCTGCATTTTATCTATCGGTTTTCAATCCTTTGGATGTGATCAAAGGTAAGTTTGTCAATTCTGTTTCCGCGACAGCTTTAAGAAGAGGTCTGGTCGTTTTCCAGTTTGTTATTTCAATTGGCCTGGTAGTAGCAACGATGGTGATTCAGGGACAAATTAAATTCATGCAGGAGCGGCCGCTTGGTTTTACAAAGGATCAGCAAATCGTAATTCCGTTAAGAAGCAAAGAAGCTAAGAAAGCTTACAATGTGCTCAAAAATGAAATTCTTCAAAACAATCAGGTTTCGGCGGCTTCGGGCACTTCTTATTATCCGGGAATTATCAACCCAAGTGATATGTCGGTTTTCCTTCCCGGACATAGTGTCAATGACGATGGTTTGGTTAAAACAAATGGCGTTGCCGCCGATTTTATGAAAACAATGGATTTCCAGATGGCTGCGGGAAGAATGTTCTCGCCGGAATATCCGGCTGATACCAATAACAAGATTGTAGTCAACGAAGCAACTTTACGGAAATTTGGAATTCCGCTCGACAAATCGATTGGTCAGAAGCTCAATTTCAACATGGGAGAAAAGGAAATCGGGTCACTTGAAATTGTTGGTGTGGTGAAGGATTTTCATTTTGAAGATTTACATAAAGTCATTGTACCCTACGCGTTTTTCCTCAATAGTGATACCAATTTCAACTACATCATAGCGCATGTCAATACAAAAGATGTAGGCACGGTTCTTCCTTTTCTGGAAACAAAATGGAAATCGTTTGTCCCGGATGAGCCATTTTCTTACATGTTCCTGAATGAAGATTTCCAAAGCAATTATTCTGCTGATGCGCGTACGTCACGTATTATTAACACATTCACAGTCATTTCAATTCTGATTTCCTGTCTGGGTTTATTTGGACTTGCCGCCTTTGCAGCGCAACAAAGAACTAAGGAAATTGGTGTGAGAAAAGTGTTAGGCGCGTCCATTCCAAGTATTGTCGCCTTGCTTTCTGGTGATTTTATAAGACTCGTTCTGATCTCTATTCTGATCGCCACGCCGCTTACCTGGTATATCATGGGGAAATGGCTTCAGGATTTTGCTTACAGTATCAAAATGGAGTGGTGGATGTTTGTTGCCGCAGGTATTTTGGCTATTATAATTGCTTTACTAACAGTAAGTTCGCAAGCAATAAAAGCAGCTTTGACCAATCCTGTGAAATCACTCAAATCCGAATAATTAAACAATCCCCGGAGATTATAATTTTTAAAGGATTTTCACTTTTTTCTAACCTATACTAATCATGATCAGGAATTATTTAAAAATCGCTTTCCGGAATCTGATCCGGAACAAGGTTTACAGCACGATCAATATTGCTGGACTCGCTATGGGTATCGCTGCCTTTCTTTTGATTCTTGAATATGTAAGTTTTGAGAAAAGTGTCAATCAGTTTCATACGAATCTGCCCGAAATGTATCGTCTCATTAATCTGGATGCAAAGGGTAATACCTGGGCAGAAGTTGAACCGGGTTGGGCGCCAAGGGCGAAACAGAATTTTAACGAGGTGAAAGATTATTGCCGTTTTTCAGACGATGTTGCAAAAGGCATTGTAAAAAGAGAAGGAAATAACTCCGAGTCTTTCAGAGAAAATAACATAGGTTATGCTGACGGGAATTTCTTTAGTTTTTTCAGTTTTCCGGTTATAAAAGGAAATAAATCATCCTTGAATCAACCAAAAACTGTATTTATTACTGATAAAATCGCTGCTAAATATTTTGGAAAAACAGATCCGATTGGTAAAATTCTGACACTTTCGAATCAGTTTGGTACCTTATCTTATTCCGTTGAAGGTGTTTACAATGCTCCTGAAAATTCTGATATCAATCTTGATATGGTGTTTTCATTGAAGACTTTGGAAAATCCGGCAAACCTGAACGGGAACGACTGGGCGGCTGTGAATAATATTGATGACCAATACATCAATACTTTTTTATTGCTTGATAAAGGAACAAATTACAAGTCCCTGGAAAGCAAACTTTCTACATACAGAAATGCGCAGAAAACGGACAAAGATGGTGTTCAGTTTCGTTTGCAGCCTGCCGTCAATATCCATCTGGCCGAAAAATTCAGTGATACTTACCAGACTTCGGGAAATGTAAAATATGTTTACACGCTCGGTGCGATTGCGTTTTTGATCCTGCTGATTGCGTGGTTTAATTATATCAATCTGTCAACTGCAAACTCACTCAAACGTGCCAGTGAAGTGGGTGTAAGAAAAGTAATTGGCGCCACTCCGGGGAATTTGATCGGGCAGTTTCTGGGCGAATCTGCTTTGATGAATTTGTTGAGTTTCTCTGTCGCGATTTTGCTTGTCTATATGCTTCAACCGTTTTTTAACCAGTTGATTGGTAAGAATCTTTCACTGGAAATTCTTGGCAGTTCGTCCGTCTGGATTATTGGATTAAGCGTTTTTCTTATTGGTATGCTGGGATCAGGAATTTACACGGCTTATGCTTTATCGAATTATAATCCGGTAAAAATCCTGAAAGGAAAACTTACTAAAACCTCACAGGGTGCTTTCTTAAGAAAGTCATTAGTGGTTTCGCAGTTTAGTATTTCAATCGCTCTGATGCTGGTGACGATTGTAATTTATAGTCAGCTGAAATTTATGCAAAACCAGAATCTGGGTGTGAAAACAAGTCAGCTGCTGGTGATACGCGGACCGGAAATTGGCAGCGACAGTACTAATAAGATCAG
The nucleotide sequence above comes from Dyadobacter subterraneus. Encoded proteins:
- a CDS encoding ABC transporter permease, which encodes MFRNYLKLAWRHLINQKMYSFVKIGGFAIGIAACLLIALFIKDELRYDKDIPYQNRTYRVVAVEKYQGEIIPYTWQQAGVAKVIKEDYPEVEKAGRFLNSELFGAGPNQVRRSDKLQNAYEERFVYMDQDLINIWGLKMLEGDQEHALDEPNSLVITKSKADKFFPGESAIGKIMIINDDASKPRKITGVIEDFPKNFHVGFDFLMTMAGVVFYEGEQTNWLATNYHTYVRLKEGTDKHKFESKLSAITKKYYMPQLIASGQKVNPDQIEADKKYELQPFSEIYLRNGDIRDGLTHGDIRFIWLFGAIAGFILLLACINFVNLSTAKSANRAIEVGLRKTVGSERSGLINQFLTESLLISFVSISLGFVLAYVLLPFFNTLSSKSLVFPFTEWWPLPVLILSSVAIGILAGLYPAFYLSGFKPINVLKGQLVKGKKGSDLRSGLVVFQFTTSIILIIGTFVIYRQVNFILNAKVGYNRNQVLLVHGTNTLGDKVAIFKEEVKKLPQVKNATISDYLPIKETKRNGNPFWLDGKTKEMASVSGQMWVTDYDYLETLGMKIVQGRNFSKDRKTDEKAVIINQKLAKELGLKNPVGQYVTNQTNNGNKLEIIGVVEDFHFESMKDDIDPLCMTLGISPSIVSVKIGTSDTKGAIESISKVWNSLAPNQPIRYTFMDQNFSKMYDDVNRMGQIFSSFAILAIIVASLGLFALSAFMVEQRRKEIGIRKVLGASIQSILGLLTRNFLILVLISAVIASPIAWYIMQKWLQDYKYRIDITWDIYAIAGILAAAIAVLTVSYQAIKAALIDPAKTLKSQ
- a CDS encoding ABC transporter permease, with translation MLKNYLKIAWRNVLSSKLFSSINVFGLSVGMTCCMLLLLYILSETSFDKHQEHVSDLYLLRSENVQSNGDKMDNPRAPAPYAQAVKAEFPEVEQVTRLWGNFLESKTLLKTSQPGKPEKSFYETNGFHVDSTFFDVFTYKFIEGDAKTSMNDPHSVVLSEDVAHKLFGNESALNQTIRIGGKSGNNEDFKVTGVFRDESARSHIDARYFVSIHSGWVGDYLRQPDLDFTNNNMFYTYLRLKPGTSAEKFSNKLPSFIEKYARKDLRIAGFDKKLFLLPVKDIHLFNKIDRIVTSTTSTTYLYVLASIALFTLLIACINFMNLATARSAKRAAEVGIRKVMGAGKGGLIGQFLGESMVLTFLALILAMASVVVFLPVFNQLADKNLDISELFKPEIVLAFIGLAIVTGLLAGSYPAFYLSVFNPLDVIKGKFVNSVSATALRRGLVVFQFVISIGLVVATMVIQGQIKFMQERPLGFTKDQQIVIPLRSKEAKKAYNVLKNEILQNNQVSAASGTSYYPGIINPSDMSVFLPGHSVNDDGLVKTNGVAADFMKTMDFQMAAGRMFSPEYPADTNNKIVVNEATLRKFGIPLDKSIGQKLNFNMGEKEIGSLEIVGVVKDFHFEDLHKVIVPYAFFLNSDTNFNYIIAHVNTKDVGTVLPFLETKWKSFVPDEPFSYMFLNEDFQSNYSADARTSRIINTFTVISILISCLGLFGLAAFAAQQRTKEIGVRKVLGASIPSIVALLSGDFIRLVLISILIATPLTWYIMGKWLQDFAYSIKMEWWMFVAAGILAIIIALLTVSSQAIKAALTNPVKSLKSE
- a CDS encoding ABC transporter permease, with translation MIRNYLKIAFRNLIRNKVYSTINIAGLAMGIAAFLLILEYVSFEKSVNQFHTNLPEMYRLINLDAKGNTWAEVEPGWAPRAKQNFNEVKDYCRFSDDVAKGIVKREGNNSESFRENNIGYADGNFFSFFSFPVIKGNKSSLNQPKTVFITDKIAAKYFGKTDPIGKILTLSNQFGTLSYSVEGVYNAPENSDINLDMVFSLKTLENPANLNGNDWAAVNNIDDQYINTFLLLDKGTNYKSLESKLSTYRNAQKTDKDGVQFRLQPAVNIHLAEKFSDTYQTSGNVKYVYTLGAIAFLILLIAWFNYINLSTANSLKRASEVGVRKVIGATPGNLIGQFLGESALMNLLSFSVAILLVYMLQPFFNQLIGKNLSLEILGSSSVWIIGLSVFLIGMLGSGIYTAYALSNYNPVKILKGKLTKTSQGAFLRKSLVVSQFSISIALMLVTIVIYSQLKFMQNQNLGVKTSQLLVIRGPEIGSDSTNKIRKAAFWNEIGEQSFVKDYSLSGSVPGNFYNFNTSGFTQPGSKAGDELALYAFTIIGDRYLNVYDIKLKAGRNFTPEETKVEWNQNSKVIMNETAIRRLGFESAEDALKTKIKWDERYLEIIGVVKDYHHTGLQKAIDPIIFYPQNSSQYITISLTADNMQEKIARLEKIYKSYFTDNPFDYFFVDENFNKQYVSEQQYSHIFTTASVWAIFIACLGLFGLATFTVENRNKEIGIRKVLGASVVSIVGLLSKDFLLLIVIAIVIASPLTYYFMQKWLSEFAYRINISWWIFAVAAGLSLLIAVLTIMFQGIKAALINPVKSLKSE